A window from Pyrococcus yayanosii CH1 encodes these proteins:
- a CDS encoding TIGR02253 family HAD-type hydrolase translates to MVRVILFDIDGTLLSERPLVMLFLPQVYAEIARRMGVSRGEARRIFLREVERRHGTYEWHDWNFFFKLFGLSLRFEELLKKYPHKIEVFPGVQETLKQLSKEYKLGIVTSGPEYQRLKLRLAGLLEFFDAVVTRDDAHAIKPEPRIFLTALKALNAKPEETVMVGDSLEQDILGAKALGMRAVWVNREGEKGYNLPDAEIKTFSELPKVLGWLQ, encoded by the coding sequence ATGGTGAGGGTTATACTCTTCGACATAGACGGAACGCTCCTCTCCGAGCGACCGCTCGTAATGCTGTTCCTCCCCCAGGTTTACGCCGAAATAGCCAGGCGTATGGGCGTGAGCAGAGGAGAGGCTAGGAGGATTTTTCTCCGCGAGGTGGAGAGGAGGCATGGAACCTACGAGTGGCACGACTGGAACTTCTTCTTCAAGCTCTTCGGACTTTCCCTCCGCTTCGAGGAGCTCCTGAAAAAGTATCCCCACAAAATTGAGGTCTTTCCCGGCGTGCAGGAGACTCTCAAGCAGCTCTCCAAAGAGTACAAGCTCGGCATCGTGACGAGCGGTCCGGAATATCAGAGGCTAAAGTTGAGGCTGGCTGGCCTCTTAGAATTCTTCGACGCTGTGGTAACCCGGGACGATGCTCATGCCATCAAGCCTGAGCCAAGGATATTTCTGACGGCGCTTAAGGCCCTTAATGCAAAGCCGGAGGAAACAGTAATGGTTGGTGATAGCCTCGAGCAGGACATATTGGGGGCAAAGGCTCTTGGAATGAGGGCCGTTTGGGTTAACAGAGAGGGGGAAAAAGGTTATAACCTGCCCGATGCAGAGATAAAAACGTTCTCGGAGCTCCCGAAAGTGTTGGGGTGGTTGCAATGA
- a CDS encoding glutamate cyclase domain-containing protein yields the protein MIAHLIATDVGGRGIGRIYPEYRVREGDYLERAAQLVLKNLKRILIVADFPIPPTMLPETDGPPGALALAFAIEELGGRADILTGERTAKAISRFYEHVKTELPNPSRYSLLISVETPGRARDGRYYSMSGLEIKVRPYDGLFIEARRLGIPTIGVGDGGNEIGMGKIRGLIDDRFASVVETKELIIAGVSNWGAYGLVGQLSLMEGRGLLGDFNEEIILKALVEEGLIDGILKRPALSVDGLSLELHTRFLGLLQAIVKAKLSL from the coding sequence GTGATTGCCCACCTGATAGCGACGGACGTTGGCGGCAGAGGTATCGGAAGGATATATCCCGAATACAGGGTTAGGGAAGGGGACTATCTAGAAAGGGCTGCTCAGCTCGTGCTCAAAAACCTAAAACGGATTCTCATAGTGGCAGACTTCCCAATACCTCCCACCATGCTCCCTGAGACGGATGGACCACCGGGGGCTCTCGCTCTTGCCTTCGCCATCGAGGAGCTGGGTGGCAGGGCAGACATCCTGACGGGTGAGAGAACGGCAAAGGCTATTTCCCGCTTCTACGAGCACGTCAAGACTGAGCTCCCAAATCCCTCCCGCTACTCCCTCCTTATAAGCGTCGAAACTCCCGGGAGGGCTAGGGATGGAAGGTACTATTCAATGTCGGGCCTTGAGATAAAAGTTCGGCCCTACGATGGCCTATTCATCGAGGCCCGCAGGCTGGGAATACCTACAATTGGGGTTGGAGACGGTGGGAACGAGATAGGGATGGGTAAGATAAGGGGCCTCATAGACGACCGCTTCGCTTCCGTCGTAGAGACGAAAGAGCTCATAATAGCGGGCGTTTCCAACTGGGGAGCCTACGGACTTGTGGGCCAGCTCTCCCTCATGGAAGGCAGGGGCCTTCTCGGGGACTTCAACGAGGAGATAATTCTTAAGGCCCTTGTGGAGGAGGGACTTATAGACGGCATCCTGAAGAGGCCCGCCCTCAGCGTGGACGGCCTTTCCCTTGAGCTCCATACTCGGTTTCTTGGCCTACTCCAGGCTATCGTGAAGGCTAAGCTTTCCCTCTGA
- a CDS encoding HD domain-containing protein, whose amino-acid sequence MLEGVVKEFLGEVNEIVSRACEMARQSLGEGSHGLEHTERVLRLALRIGREEGAELEVVALAAILHDIARPLEDAGKIEDHAAEGARIARQFLGSLGYSKAEKVAHAIEAHRFSGSLKPRTLEAKILSDADKLDAIGAIGIARVFMYSGEHRRGMWDSIRHFEEKILKLRNLMYTETARRIAEERHRFTEEFLKRLKMELRGKA is encoded by the coding sequence ATGCTGGAGGGGGTCGTTAAGGAGTTCCTGGGGGAAGTGAACGAGATCGTGAGTAGGGCATGTGAGATGGCGAGGCAGAGCCTCGGAGAGGGAAGCCATGGACTTGAGCACACGGAGAGGGTCCTGAGGCTTGCCCTGAGGATTGGAAGGGAAGAGGGAGCGGAGTTGGAGGTAGTAGCCCTTGCGGCCATACTCCACGACATAGCAAGGCCTCTCGAGGATGCCGGGAAAATCGAAGATCATGCGGCCGAGGGGGCTAGGATAGCGAGACAGTTCCTCGGGAGCCTCGGATATTCGAAGGCCGAGAAAGTGGCCCACGCGATAGAGGCTCACCGCTTCTCTGGTAGCCTAAAACCGAGAACCCTTGAAGCAAAAATCCTCAGCGATGCCGACAAGCTGGATGCCATTGGCGCTATCGGCATTGCGAGGGTCTTTATGTATTCGGGAGAGCATAGGAGGGGCATGTGGGACTCTATAAGGCACTTTGAGGAGAAGATTCTAAAGCTCAGGAATCTCATGTATACGGAGACCGCTAGGAGGATCGCGGAAGAGAGACATAGGTTCACGGAAGAATTCCTCAAGAGGCTTAAGATGGAGCTCAGAGGGAAAGCTTAG
- a CDS encoding GNAT family N-acetyltransferase translates to MEKIKIERLRELDEKTLRRLVEVYMRGYEGLEEYGGEGEDYARKYILWCWKRAPDGFFVAKAGNEIVGFIVCDRDWFSKYEGRVVGAIHEFVVDKSWQGKGIGKKLLKTCIDFLSKHNDRIELWVGEKNESAMKLYERHGFRKIGKSGIWVRMIRDGQNL, encoded by the coding sequence ATGGAGAAGATTAAAATAGAGAGGCTCAGGGAGCTCGATGAGAAAACGTTGAGAAGGCTCGTGGAGGTCTATATGAGGGGTTACGAGGGCCTGGAAGAGTATGGAGGTGAGGGGGAGGATTACGCCCGCAAGTACATCCTCTGGTGCTGGAAGAGGGCTCCAGACGGCTTCTTTGTGGCCAAGGCGGGGAACGAGATAGTCGGATTCATAGTCTGCGATAGGGATTGGTTTAGCAAGTACGAAGGGAGGGTAGTTGGAGCCATCCACGAATTCGTAGTTGACAAGAGCTGGCAGGGTAAGGGGATAGGAAAGAAGCTACTGAAGACGTGCATCGATTTCCTTTCCAAACACAACGATAGGATAGAGCTCTGGGTAGGGGAGAAGAACGAGAGTGCTATGAAGCTCTACGAGCGCCATGGATTCCGAAAGATTGGAAAGAGCGGCATATGGGTTAGGATGATTAGGGATGGGCAAAATTTATAA
- a CDS encoding winged helix-turn-helix domain-containing protein, with translation MAKKVKVITDPEVIKIMLEDTRRKILQLLRSREMTISQLSEILGKTPQTIYHHIEKLKEAGLVEVKRTEMKGNLVEKYYGRTADVFYINLYLGDEELRYLARSRLKTKLEIFRALGYEFNDDEILNVMDKLLEKEHEYKMKVSKYIEENEEKLSEFSNEDIIHAVEWLAMAEIGRDEEYIELLRQLGKILKKG, from the coding sequence ATGGCAAAGAAAGTGAAAGTAATCACAGACCCCGAAGTCATCAAGATAATGCTCGAGGACACGAGGAGGAAGATACTCCAACTCCTCAGAAGCAGGGAGATGACGATTTCCCAGCTCAGCGAAATACTCGGAAAGACTCCCCAGACGATCTATCACCACATCGAGAAGCTCAAAGAAGCTGGTCTAGTTGAGGTGAAGAGGACCGAAATGAAGGGCAACCTCGTCGAGAAGTACTACGGGAGAACGGCTGACGTGTTCTACATAAACCTTTACCTCGGAGATGAGGAGCTTCGATACCTTGCCCGTTCGAGGTTGAAGACTAAGCTTGAGATATTCAGAGCCCTCGGCTACGAGTTCAACGACGATGAGATACTCAACGTAATGGATAAGCTTCTCGAGAAAGAGCATGAGTACAAAATGAAGGTTTCGAAATATATAGAGGAAAATGAAGAAAAGCTTAGTGAGTTCTCAAACGAGGACATAATACACGCCGTCGAGTGGCTCGCAATGGCCGAGATTGGCCGCGATGAAGAATATATAGAACTCTTGAGGCAGCTCGGAAAAATCCTGAAGAAGGGATAA
- a CDS encoding DUF211 domain-containing protein: MARGIRLLVLDVLKPHQPMVTELALGLSELEGVEGVNITLVEIDKETENVKITIVGDNLDYEEIVRTIEEFGGVVHSIDMVAAGKRIVEEGETPQDKLEEF, translated from the coding sequence ATGGCAAGGGGAATAAGGCTCCTCGTGCTCGACGTCCTGAAGCCCCACCAGCCCATGGTCACGGAATTGGCCTTGGGCCTCAGCGAGCTTGAAGGAGTCGAAGGTGTCAACATAACCCTCGTTGAAATAGATAAGGAAACTGAAAACGTCAAGATAACAATCGTGGGCGACAACCTTGACTATGAGGAGATCGTCAGGACAATTGAGGAGTTCGGAGGCGTAGTGCACAGTATAGACATGGTAGCGGCCGGAAAGAGAATAGTAGAGGAGGGAGAGACACCACAAGACAAGTTAGAGGAGTTCTGA
- a CDS encoding ArsR/SmtB family transcription factor, with translation MRDVLIITDVERAKIIIEPTRLKILEMLRNHPMTISELSKALGKDKSTIYRHIKVLERADLVEEIDRIGNESVYARTARVFLIKVESSGDIEEFRRSYLRMEASRIAEILEASGLKITDKKRFVEVLENVFDAIEVESLPIIEKISKNNVKIDEIELFHLLNFLTLLASPRHVKEAEELRRLIREE, from the coding sequence ATGAGGGACGTTTTAATTATAACCGATGTCGAGCGAGCCAAGATTATCATCGAACCCACCAGGCTAAAGATACTGGAGATGCTCCGAAATCACCCAATGACGATATCAGAGCTGAGTAAGGCCCTTGGGAAGGACAAATCCACCATATACAGGCACATCAAGGTCCTCGAGAGGGCAGATCTAGTTGAGGAAATAGACAGGATCGGAAACGAGAGCGTGTACGCTAGGACGGCCAGGGTTTTTCTTATCAAGGTCGAATCTTCCGGAGATATCGAGGAGTTCAGAAGAAGCTACCTAAGAATGGAGGCCTCTAGAATAGCGGAAATACTTGAAGCCTCAGGCCTGAAAATCACGGATAAGAAAAGGTTTGTAGAGGTCCTTGAGAATGTCTTTGATGCAATAGAAGTGGAATCCCTGCCTATAATAGAGAAGATCTCCAAAAATAATGTCAAAATAGATGAGATAGAGCTCTTTCACCTTCTGAATTTTCTGACGCTACTCGCATCCCCAAGACACGTGAAAGAGGCCGAAGAGCTGCGCCGTCTCATTAGGGAGGAGTAA
- a CDS encoding acetate--CoA ligase family protein has translation MTGNLNFLFYPKSVAVIGASHVQGKIGNAIMRSITRSFNGKVYAVNVKGGEIEVNGKKFPVYKSIKDIPDDVDVAVIAVPARFVPDVIDECGEKGVKGAVIISAGFKEAGRADLEEELVKRARKWGIRIVGPNCLGVTNLENGFDCTFNPPERQARPPFGPIAFMSQSGAFGAAILDWAARHEVGMSKFISLGNMADLDESDFMLYLKDDPKTKVITAYLEGVKDGRKFFNAAKETTKVKPVIILKSGRTEAGAKAAASHTGSLAGSYAIYKAAFEQAGVLEARSMRQLFNYAKALAMQKPAEGDQIAIVTNGGGAGVMMSDGLLERGMRLAELSEATNEKFKKAIEEGKLPEHMSYRNPIDIIGDAPSSRYEIAMRFALEDPNVDLLVVIALFQSPALDEGIVDVMERMQEYGKPIIFVAPGGRYPEEMARRIEKKGVPVFETVEDGVDAAFALVKYGKYLKELKEGV, from the coding sequence ATGACGGGCAATCTAAACTTCCTCTTTTATCCTAAGAGCGTTGCCGTGATAGGAGCATCACACGTCCAAGGAAAGATCGGAAACGCCATAATGCGCTCTATAACGAGGAGCTTCAACGGGAAGGTCTACGCCGTGAACGTCAAGGGTGGAGAGATAGAGGTCAACGGGAAGAAATTCCCCGTCTATAAAAGCATCAAGGATATTCCTGATGACGTTGACGTGGCAGTCATAGCAGTCCCCGCCCGCTTCGTTCCCGACGTTATCGACGAGTGTGGTGAGAAAGGCGTCAAAGGGGCAGTCATTATCTCCGCGGGCTTTAAGGAGGCCGGGAGGGCTGACCTCGAGGAAGAACTCGTCAAGAGGGCCCGGAAGTGGGGCATAAGGATCGTGGGGCCCAACTGCCTCGGCGTCACGAACCTTGAGAACGGCTTTGACTGTACTTTCAACCCACCCGAGAGGCAGGCAAGGCCCCCGTTCGGCCCGATAGCCTTCATGAGCCAGAGTGGTGCCTTCGGTGCCGCAATCCTTGACTGGGCCGCGAGACACGAGGTTGGAATGAGCAAGTTCATAAGCCTAGGCAACATGGCCGACCTCGACGAGAGCGACTTCATGCTCTACCTTAAAGACGACCCCAAGACAAAGGTCATAACCGCCTATCTGGAGGGCGTTAAAGACGGGAGGAAGTTTTTCAACGCCGCCAAGGAGACTACCAAGGTCAAGCCCGTCATAATCCTGAAGAGCGGTCGCACCGAAGCAGGAGCTAAGGCTGCTGCATCTCACACGGGTTCCCTCGCCGGCTCATACGCCATCTACAAGGCCGCCTTCGAGCAGGCGGGCGTCCTTGAGGCCAGAAGCATGAGGCAACTCTTCAATTACGCCAAGGCCCTTGCTATGCAGAAGCCCGCGGAAGGTGACCAGATAGCTATCGTTACAAACGGTGGTGGAGCGGGCGTCATGATGAGCGACGGCCTTCTGGAAAGGGGTATGAGGCTTGCAGAGCTCAGTGAAGCTACGAATGAGAAGTTCAAGAAGGCGATAGAGGAGGGCAAGCTCCCGGAGCACATGAGCTATAGGAACCCGATAGATATCATCGGCGATGCTCCATCGAGCCGCTACGAGATTGCTATGAGGTTCGCCCTTGAGGATCCAAACGTTGACCTGCTCGTCGTGATAGCCCTCTTCCAGAGTCCAGCCCTCGACGAGGGCATCGTGGACGTCATGGAGAGGATGCAGGAGTACGGAAAGCCCATAATCTTTGTGGCTCCCGGAGGCAGATATCCAGAGGAGATGGCTAGGAGAATCGAGAAGAAAGGAGTCCCAGTATTCGAGACCGTCGAGGACGGCGTTGACGCCGCATTCGCCCTTGTAAAATATGGAAAGTACCTGAAAGAGCTCAAGGAAGGGGTCTGA
- a CDS encoding DUF835 domain-containing protein: MTLIACLNFLSRWILFSVAAYKAYRTREKGWALLATAFLIDALAVERYILEPLGLRVVYGYDVLSAIPNFLVAWMICWAGFHLRYGKTEFRHVLLMAGLLITAYLWLFLLGTGEIESFAIKYSLPSLFYGLSMIYIAYVLKRYVVGSERFLDALFPLGLFLLGAINLTYPITRPMPWATYAFFAAFIFRTIAAVGALGFAYYSITRPRVVKTGKVEPGAYYTENRKAALSFISNFTPIIITRSPPKVTNSSLIYWLTKVRDGQVGESTYTISPTKIDVLTDLIAKAFRIGYNAIYLDSLEYLILENGFEPAMKFLLNVRDIALSNGGTMVLVVNPKALEDRQMKILEREFRPLP; encoded by the coding sequence ATGACTCTGATTGCCTGTCTAAATTTCCTTTCTAGGTGGATACTCTTCTCTGTGGCCGCTTATAAGGCCTATAGAACTAGGGAGAAGGGATGGGCTCTCTTGGCGACGGCCTTCTTAATAGACGCTCTTGCCGTCGAGAGATACATTCTTGAACCCCTTGGCCTGAGGGTAGTATATGGATACGATGTGCTCAGTGCGATTCCAAATTTCCTCGTGGCGTGGATGATTTGCTGGGCTGGCTTTCATCTCAGGTACGGAAAAACTGAATTTAGACACGTCTTGCTAATGGCCGGGCTCCTCATTACCGCGTATCTTTGGCTCTTCCTCCTTGGAACTGGCGAGATAGAGAGCTTTGCCATTAAGTATTCGCTCCCCTCCCTTTTCTACGGACTATCGATGATATACATTGCCTACGTCCTTAAGCGATACGTCGTGGGTAGCGAGCGCTTTCTCGATGCCCTATTCCCCCTTGGTCTTTTCCTTCTCGGCGCGATAAACCTCACATACCCAATCACAAGGCCCATGCCTTGGGCTACGTATGCATTCTTTGCGGCTTTCATCTTTAGGACGATTGCCGCTGTAGGAGCACTGGGTTTCGCTTATTACTCTATCACGAGGCCAAGGGTTGTGAAGACGGGCAAAGTGGAGCCAGGAGCTTACTATACTGAGAACAGAAAAGCCGCCCTTTCCTTCATAAGTAACTTCACACCCATCATTATAACGAGAAGCCCCCCTAAAGTTACCAACTCTTCCCTTATCTACTGGCTGACTAAGGTTAGAGACGGTCAAGTTGGCGAATCAACTTACACTATATCCCCCACGAAAATAGATGTGCTCACTGATCTCATAGCTAAGGCCTTCAGAATAGGCTACAATGCCATTTATCTCGATTCTCTTGAATACTTGATACTAGAAAACGGCTTTGAGCCGGCCATGAAGTTCCTGCTTAACGTTAGAGACATTGCCCTGAGCAACGGAGGCACAATGGTACTCGTGGTGAACCCGAAGGCCCTTGAAGATAGGCAAATGAAGATACTAGAAAGGGAGTTCAGACCCCTTCCTTGA
- the glmU gene encoding bifunctional sugar-1-phosphate nucleotidylyltransferase/acetyltransferase codes for MKAVILAAGKGERLRPLTDDRPKVILKVANRPIIEYILENLEPFVDEFIIIVKYMKEKVIELLGDEFRGKPITYVEQVEGEGTAKAIYSAKDYVEGEEFFAVNGDIYFEPEAVKGLLHVFRKERADAALVVKEFEDLSHFGLVEANGVVVRAIKEKPGPVRGFANLGLYIFRPDIFEYIEVTEASDRGEYEITDTINLIIGDGKKVVCYAYDGYWNDIGRPWNLLELNEYLLKNRLRHDIRGKVEEGAVIVPPVEIGEGTVVKSGAYIIGPVKIGRDCLIGPNCLIRPCTSIGDNCHIGNAVEVKNSIIMDNSNAPHLNYVGDSIIGENTNLGAGTITANLRHDNATVKVEVKGELEDSGRRKLGAIIGHNVKVGINVSIYPGRKIGSNSFVGPGVIVDKNVPPNTLVVVKQEKVVMKR; via the coding sequence ATGAAGGCTGTGATACTCGCGGCTGGAAAGGGTGAAAGATTGAGGCCCCTCACCGACGACAGGCCGAAGGTAATTCTCAAGGTCGCCAACAGACCAATAATAGAGTACATCCTTGAGAACCTCGAACCATTCGTTGACGAGTTTATAATCATTGTCAAATACATGAAGGAAAAGGTCATCGAGCTCCTCGGTGACGAGTTCAGGGGCAAGCCGATAACCTACGTCGAGCAGGTTGAGGGGGAGGGGACCGCAAAGGCAATATACTCCGCAAAGGATTACGTGGAAGGAGAGGAGTTCTTCGCTGTGAACGGGGACATATACTTCGAGCCTGAGGCCGTGAAGGGGCTCCTCCACGTCTTCAGGAAGGAGAGAGCTGATGCTGCTCTCGTCGTGAAGGAGTTTGAGGATCTCAGCCATTTTGGGCTCGTGGAGGCAAATGGGGTGGTCGTTAGGGCTATAAAGGAAAAGCCTGGTCCTGTCAGGGGGTTTGCTAACCTCGGCTTGTACATCTTCAGGCCTGACATCTTCGAATACATTGAAGTAACAGAGGCCAGCGATAGGGGCGAGTATGAGATAACCGATACCATCAACCTGATTATAGGTGATGGAAAGAAAGTGGTTTGCTACGCTTATGACGGTTATTGGAACGACATCGGCAGGCCCTGGAATCTGTTGGAGCTCAACGAGTACCTGCTCAAGAACAGGCTCAGGCACGACATCCGTGGGAAAGTTGAAGAGGGGGCCGTGATAGTTCCCCCCGTTGAAATAGGGGAAGGCACCGTGGTAAAGAGCGGGGCCTACATAATAGGACCCGTGAAAATAGGGAGGGACTGCCTGATAGGACCCAACTGCCTAATAAGGCCCTGTACGAGCATAGGAGATAACTGCCATATAGGAAACGCCGTGGAGGTCAAGAACTCCATCATAATGGATAACAGCAACGCGCCGCACCTTAACTACGTTGGGGATTCGATAATAGGTGAGAACACGAACCTTGGTGCCGGAACGATAACCGCAAATCTTAGACACGACAACGCCACAGTCAAGGTTGAGGTTAAGGGGGAGCTTGAGGACAGCGGAAGGAGGAAACTGGGCGCGATAATTGGGCACAATGTCAAGGTTGGCATAAACGTCTCCATATATCCGGGAAGGAAGATAGGGAGCAACTCCTTCGTTGGGCCTGGCGTGATAGTTGATAAGAACGTCCCACCTAACACCCTAGTTGTCGTTAAGCAAGAGAAGGTGGTGATGAAGAGATGA
- a CDS encoding undecaprenyl-diphosphate phosphatase: protein MAIGNTILQGVLTWLPVEAPENHSLVLQFGALFAVLYYLRYDFGFLLLNIIRGRFGEEEKFFVYATLFTALIGLPLLKLTEFPNLAILNFLIGVAILLTWRRTTDGELGFMEAFIVGVAQGMAVLPGASRMALVLGMLLLRGIEAKKALRLSLLVSIPYIMGSMLAGTCEPPLPSALLSMVASFLAGVMTIHLLFLLADKTGSPGFRLVFGMIAVIGWLLGVVI from the coding sequence ATGGCCATTGGAAACACAATCCTTCAAGGGGTCCTTACGTGGCTTCCGGTGGAGGCGCCGGAGAATCATTCCCTTGTCCTCCAGTTTGGGGCACTATTCGCGGTTCTCTATTACCTCCGCTATGACTTTGGGTTCCTGCTCCTCAACATCATTAGGGGACGGTTCGGGGAGGAGGAGAAGTTCTTTGTCTATGCAACCCTCTTCACGGCCCTCATAGGTCTTCCGCTTCTGAAGCTCACCGAGTTTCCAAACTTGGCGATCCTGAACTTCCTCATTGGAGTCGCAATTCTGCTGACATGGAGGAGGACCACTGATGGGGAGCTGGGATTCATGGAGGCCTTCATCGTTGGTGTTGCCCAGGGGATGGCCGTGCTTCCTGGAGCCTCGAGGATGGCCCTCGTTCTCGGGATGCTCCTGCTTAGGGGGATTGAGGCTAAGAAAGCCCTTAGACTGTCCCTTCTAGTGTCCATCCCCTACATTATGGGCAGTATGCTGGCTGGAACGTGCGAGCCTCCCTTACCATCTGCCCTGCTCTCGATGGTGGCCTCCTTCCTCGCTGGTGTCATGACAATACATTTGCTCTTTCTACTCGCAGATAAGACAGGTTCCCCCGGCTTTAGACTGGTGTTTGGTATGATAGCAGTTATTGGTTGGCTCCTGGGGGTGGTGATATGA
- a CDS encoding ribose-phosphate diphosphokinase, producing MIVIGSGAKHLEEEIRRLGGRVLDVEIRKFPDGEKYVRVLGEGKEALVVQSTFAPQDERIVEALILGDALREKGFKKLRLVVPYLAYSRQDRVTKDGEPISIRAVMRALGLYYDELYVFDLHNPETLRFFPGKALNLSPARAIAEYFGEKLGDGVVLAPDRGALERAKAVAERLGLEYSHFEKRRISPTEIQMRPVDVDVAGRNVLIVDDIISTGGTMIKAANLLREMGARRIFVAATHGVFAEGAIERVSKAVDELAVTNSIPTPVSKISLVPDILSL from the coding sequence ATGATTGTGATAGGGAGCGGTGCCAAGCACCTTGAGGAGGAGATAAGGAGGCTCGGTGGTAGAGTCCTCGACGTCGAAATAAGGAAGTTTCCGGACGGGGAGAAGTACGTGCGCGTCCTCGGTGAGGGGAAGGAGGCCCTCGTCGTCCAGTCCACCTTCGCGCCCCAGGACGAGCGTATCGTTGAGGCCCTGATTCTTGGAGACGCTCTCAGAGAGAAGGGCTTTAAGAAGCTCCGCCTCGTCGTGCCTTACCTCGCCTACAGCAGGCAGGACAGGGTTACGAAGGATGGAGAGCCAATAAGCATCAGGGCCGTTATGAGGGCTCTGGGTCTCTACTACGACGAGCTCTACGTCTTTGACCTGCACAATCCTGAGACTCTGAGGTTCTTCCCTGGAAAGGCCCTGAACCTCTCGCCGGCCAGGGCAATCGCGGAGTACTTCGGGGAGAAGCTCGGTGACGGAGTGGTCTTGGCACCGGATAGGGGTGCCCTGGAGAGAGCTAAGGCCGTCGCCGAAAGGCTCGGCCTTGAATACAGCCACTTTGAGAAGAGGCGTATATCCCCCACGGAGATCCAGATGAGGCCAGTCGACGTTGACGTGGCCGGTAGGAACGTGCTCATAGTGGACGACATCATAAGCACGGGAGGTACCATGATTAAGGCCGCGAACCTGCTCAGGGAGATGGGTGCCAGAAGAATATTCGTAGCGGCGACGCACGGTGTTTTTGCGGAGGGGGCGATAGAGAGGGTGAGTAAAGCCGTTGACGAGCTCGCAGTTACGAACTCTATTCCAACACCCGTCTCGAAGATAAGCCTTGTTCCCGACATACTTTCCCTCTGA
- a CDS encoding DUF1614 domain-containing protein produces MRRLLFSPLTLPLFILFLILLPILLILFAGTIAGAFSKLGIPSTVAYTLFFASLLGSFINIPVGEIRSLVPVLRIREVTVFGITYPIPYVDVGEGRTVVAVNLGGALIPLSVSLYIIGRAAAEYNVALLLRLALSVVVASLIVHSFSRPVRGMGIAVPFFIPPLTAVSLAMLFDVNRPAVAYISGTLGTLIGADLMNWNKFKELGAPMVSIGGAGTFDGVFLAGIVAVLLV; encoded by the coding sequence TTGAGGAGGCTCCTCTTCTCCCCCCTTACCCTGCCGCTGTTCATCCTCTTCCTGATTCTCCTTCCTATCCTCCTCATCCTCTTCGCGGGAACGATCGCGGGGGCCTTCTCAAAGCTAGGCATACCATCCACCGTTGCCTACACACTCTTCTTTGCTTCCCTTCTTGGCAGCTTCATTAACATTCCGGTCGGTGAGATAAGGTCACTGGTTCCGGTTCTCCGGATAAGGGAGGTCACAGTATTCGGGATAACGTATCCAATTCCTTACGTTGACGTGGGTGAGGGTAGGACTGTCGTGGCCGTGAACCTTGGAGGGGCCCTTATACCGCTGAGTGTGTCCCTGTACATAATAGGTAGGGCTGCGGCTGAATACAACGTTGCCCTTCTCCTCAGGCTTGCCCTATCCGTTGTCGTTGCCTCCCTGATAGTTCACTCCTTTTCGAGGCCTGTGAGGGGAATGGGTATCGCAGTCCCCTTCTTTATTCCTCCCCTGACGGCCGTGAGCTTGGCTATGCTCTTTGACGTGAACCGGCCCGCCGTGGCTTACATCAGCGGAACCCTTGGAACGCTTATAGGGGCGGACCTGATGAACTGGAACAAATTTAAAGAGCTCGGTGCTCCCATGGTCAGCATAGGAGGTGCCGGAACCTTTGACGGTGTCTTCCTCGCGGGCATAGTCGCCGTGTTGCTGGTGTAG
- a CDS encoding ASCH domain-containing protein, whose translation MKGLIVREPYASWIVEGRKVWEIRKNSTRIRGRIVIISGRKALGTVELVDVLGPFTPEELVEHEDKHLASYEFLKRYSNGKKLYAWVLANPEKFEHPRDVAVPPGAQVWVNLRGFQY comes from the coding sequence ATGAAGGGGCTGATAGTGAGGGAACCCTACGCGAGCTGGATAGTGGAAGGGAGGAAGGTCTGGGAGATTAGAAAGAACTCTACGAGGATTAGAGGGCGGATTGTGATAATCTCCGGAAGAAAGGCACTTGGAACCGTGGAGCTTGTGGACGTCCTGGGGCCCTTTACTCCCGAGGAGCTCGTAGAGCATGAGGACAAACATCTAGCCAGCTACGAATTCCTCAAGAGGTACTCAAACGGCAAGAAGCTATACGCTTGGGTGCTTGCCAACCCCGAAAAATTCGAGCACCCGCGGGATGTGGCAGTTCCCCCGGGAGCCCAGGTGTGGGTTAACCTCAGGGGGTTCCAGTATTGA